The genomic window CAGAAGAACCCCAGGTCCTCGAGCGCGTGCATCGCTTGGGACTTCCCCGCTCCGCTCAGTCCGGTGACGATGAGGAACTCGACGCCCCCGGCGACCACGGCGTCCGCGGGTTGATTGGTCGTCGGCTGCGGGAGGGTCGTCACACGGTCACCAGGCGGGAGAGCACGAAGCTGATCACGCTCAGCACGATCGCACCGACCAGCGCCGAGAAGAAGTTCACAATCACGAGCCGGTGGGTCACCGCGGCGACCACGTAGAGCATCCCGGCGTTGACCACGAACGTGAACAGACCGAGGGTCAGGATCGTCAGCGGCAAAGTGAGCAGCAGCAGGATCGGCCGTAAGACTGCGTTGACGATCCCGAGGACCAGCGCGGCGATCACGGCGTTCGTGAAATTGGCCACCTGCAGGCCCGGGACGACGAGCGTAGTCAGATACAGAGCCACGGCGTTGATTGCCCAGCGGATCAGCAGCCCGACCATGTGACTTCATTATAGCATGCCCCCCCGGCGCGACAGGGGATCGCCTCCGCGCCGCCGTACCCCATACGCGCCGTTCCGGATCGCATCGCTCCCGTCTCTCCAACGCGGAGCCCGCGGGGTGACAGGGTGTCTGTTCGCGTCGACGTCGCCGTGATCGGCGGCGGCGTCATCGGATCGTCGATCGCCTATCATGTGGCGCGCCGGGGCCGGCGGGTCGCCGTGTTCGACATCGCGGCCCCTGCGTCGGCGCCGAGTGCGTCGTGGGCGAGCGCCGGCGGCGTCCGCCAGCAAGGGCGGGACCCCCGGGAATGGCGCCTCACGCGCGAGGCCGCCGCCCGGTGGCCGGCGCTCACGACCGAACTGGGCGCCGATCTCGAGTACCGTCAGGGCGGGCACCTGCACCTCGTGGAACGCGACGAGGATTTGCGGGCCCTCGAAGCGCGCGTCGCCCGCGAGCGCGCCGCCGGCCTCGACGTGCACATGGTCTACGATCGGGACCTGCGCGCCGTCGCGCCGGATGTGATGGCGAGCGCGCGCGCGGGGGCGTACAGCCCGGGCGACGGCCAGGCCAACCCGAGGCTGACGACCCGCGCGTTCGCGGCCGCCGCGGTGGCGCGGGGCGCCACGTACTACACGAGCGCGGCGCCGGCCCGGTTACTCCACGACGGCGACCGGATCGAGGGCGTCGAATCGGCAGCGGAACGCGCGGCGGCGGAGTGGGTCGTGCTCGCCGCGGGCGCGTGGAGCACGCCCGTGGCCGCGGAGGTCGGACTCGACCTTCCCATTGCGACGCGCGCTCCTCAGATGCTGCTGACGGACCCAGCCCCCGCGGCGCTCGTTCCGACGGTCACCGCCGCCGGGCACCGCCTGTCGCTCAAACAGCTGCCGTCGGGCGAGTTCTTCATCGGCGGCGGATGGCCGAGCGACATCGACCACAAGCGCATGTCGTGCGCCGTGCGGAGCGAGCACGTCGACCGCAGCCGGTGCGTCGCGGCCGCCGTGTTTCCGCCGCTCCGGTTGCGACGGATCGCGCAGGTCTGGTGCGGCCTGGAAGCCCAGAGCATCGACGGGGTGCCGCTGCTCGGCATGGTGCCGGGACTGGACGGGCTGTGCGTCGCCGTGGGATTTTCCGGGCACGGTTTCCAGCTCTCGCCGGCCGTCGGCCGGGCGGTCGCCGATCTGCTCACGGGCCGCTGGACGGAGGCGCTCGAGCCGCTGTCGCCGTCGCGGTTCGTCTCCCTCGCCGCCGCCGCGATCCGCGCGTTCCGAAGCGAAGCCGACACCGGCATCCCGCCCGGCGCGCTCGGGTAGCGGGTCTCCTCCCGGGCGTTCGCGCCATCGAACAGCCGTGTCCCACGGAACGGCCGATATGCGTCCTGGTCGGACACGACGAGGAGTTCCGCGCCGTCAGGGTGCCCGACCGGCGACAATGGGTGTGACAGTGACGCGATCGGCTACCGCAGCGCGGCTCTGACCAGCGCCGCGACGCCGCTCGGCAGCGTCGCGACCCGCGCGCCGGCGGTTTCGAGCGCCTCGATCTTGTGGTCGGCCGTGCCCTCGGTCCCGGAGATCACGGCCCCAGCGTGTCCCATCCGCTTGCCGGCCGGTGCGGTGCGGCCGGCGATGTAGGCGACGACCGGCTTTCGGACGTTCGCCTGGATGTACCGGGCGGCGGCCTCCTCCGCGCTGCCGCCGATCTCGCCGAGCAACACGATCGCCCGTGTGTCGGGATCCGCGTTGAACAGCTCCAGCGCTTCGACGAATGAGGTCCCGACGACCGGGTCTCCGCCGAGCCCGACCGCCGTCGACTGCCCGAGCCCGGCGCGCGTCAGCCCCGCGACGACCTCGTACGTCAGCGTGCCGCTGCGGGAGACGAGGCCGACCGGTCCCGGTTCGAACAGCTGCGTCGGCATGATCCCGACGCGGCACTGTCCCGGCGTCGTCACCCCGGGGCCGTTCGGGCCGAGCACCCGGACGCCCTGCTGTCGCGCGTATCCGACGACCTCGATCGCGTCGTGCACCGGCATCCCCTCGGTGATGATGACGACGGGATCGAGCCGGCTGGCGATCGCCTCGAGGGCCGCGTCACGCGCGAACCGCGCGGGAACGAAGATGCAGCACGCGTTCGCGCCCGTGGCGCGCACCGCCTCGTCCACGGTATCGAACACCGGCACGTCGTGCGTCCTGGTGCCGCCTTTGCCGGGGGTCACCCCGGCAACGACCTTGGTCCCCGCGTGTAGCATGAGGCCGGTGTGGAACGCACCCTGGTAGCCCGTGATCCCTTGGACCAGCAGGCGCGTCTGGCTCCCAACGATGACGGCCATCTACCGGCCTCCCCGCTTCGCGGCGCCGCGCGCCAGCTCGACCGCCATCCGTGCTCCCTCGTCGGGGTCCAGACCGGCCGCGATGCCGGCGTCCTTGAGAATCTTCTGCCCCTCCGCCTCGTTCGTCCCGGTGAGCCGGATGCTCGCCGGCACCTTCGGCGGGTTTTCGACGATCCCGCGCGCGACGTCGTCGCACCGCGTGATCCCGCCGAAGATGTTGATGAACACGGCGCGCACCCCGGGTTTCCGCTGGACGATCCCGAGCGCCGTCTGCATCGCTTCCGCGCTCGCGCCCCCGCCGACATCGAGGAAGTTGGCCGCGCGGCCGCCGAAGTGCGCGAGCAGATCGAGCGTGCTCATCACGAGTCCCGCGCCGTTTCCGATCACCGCGATGTCGCCGTCCAGCTCGACGTACGAGAGCCCGTGTTTCTTGGCGGCGGCCTCGAGCTCGGTCATCTCCTCGTTCGCCGGCAGCCCCGCGTGGCGGTAGAGCGCATTGTCGTCGAGAACCAGCTTGGCATCCACGCACAACAAGTGGCCGCCGACCAGCGCCAGAGGGTTGATCTCCGCGAGATCGGCGTCCTCGGCCCAGTACAGTCGGTACAGGGTGGCGGCGATCTTCACGAACTCCTCGAGCAGGGCGCCCGTGAACCCGAGCCGGCGGCCCACGACGCGCGCCTGGAAATCGGGGAAGCCGAGGAACGGGTCCGCCTCGGCGCGGGCGATCTTCTCCGGCGCCGTGTGGGCGACCGTCTCGATCTCCACGCCGCCCTCGGCCGACGCGATCGCGGCGACCCGCCCGGTGGTCCGATCGGTCACGAACGCCAGATAGTATTCCTTCTCGATATCCGCGGCCTCGACGACCAGCACGCGCGTGACGCGCTCGCCCTTGATGTCCATCCCGAGGATCGCCCGGGCCCGCTCCTCGGCTTCCTTGGGGGTCGCGGCGAGTTTCACGCCGCCCGCCTTGCCGCGCCCGCCGACGAGCACCTGCGCCTTCACGACCACCGGATAGCGGAGCGTGAGCGTCGCAACCTGCTCGGGCCGCTCGATGACCGTGCCCTTCTGCACCGGAAGCCCGTACCGAGCAAAGTACTCCTTGGCCTGGTACTCGTGCAGCTTCATTGCCCTACCCCTTGACCAGCGCGACGTTCTCGCGGATGCTCTTGACCGCTTCGTCGAACGCGGCCCGCTCGACGCCCTCGAGCGGGATCTCGTAGATCCGCTCCACGCCGCCGGCCCCGAGGATCGCCGGCACGCCGACGTACAGATCTTGGACCCCATACTGGCCGGTCAGATATGCCGACAGCGGGATCACGCGCTTGCGGTCCTGCAGGATCGCCTCGACCATCTCGCAGATCGCCGCCCCCGGCGCGAAGAACGCGCTGCCGGTCTTGAGCAGGCCGACGATCTCGGCGCCTCCCTTGCGCGTCCGCTCCACGATCGCCGCGATCTTGTCCGGCGGCAGCAGCAGGCGGAGCGGCATGCCGCCGACGGTCGCGAGACTCGCAAGCGGGACCATGTGGGTGTCGCTGTGCGCCCCGATCACGAGCGCCGACACGTCCCGCACGGACACCCCGAGCTCGCGGGCGATGAACGTCCGGAACCGCGTGCTGTCGAGGGCACCGCTTTGCCCCATCACGCGCGCGGGCGGGAACCCGCTCGCCTTGTACGCGAGATACACCATCGCGTCGAGCGGGTTGGTCACCACGATCAGGCAGGCCCGCGGCGACCGCCGCGTGACCTCTTGCGTCACCTTCGTGACGATCCCGGCGTTGACGTTCAGAAGATCCTCGCGGCTCATCCCCGGCTTGCGGGCGACGCCGGCGACGATCACGACGACGTCGGATCCCGCGGTGTCATCGTAGTTGTTGGTCCCCGTGATCGTGACGTCAAACCCCTCGATCGGGCCCGCCTGGCTGAGGTCGAGCGCCTTGCCCTGCGGCATCCCCTCGATCACGTCCACGAGCACGACGTCGGCAAGCCGGTGCGACACGAGCCACTGCGCCGCCGAGTGCCCGACGTTGCCCGCCCCCACGATGCTGACCTTTGCTCGCGTTCCCGCCACCGACGTGTCTCCTTCTCCGGCGCCGACTAGCGTCCCCTACCCCTTCGCCGGGTGCGCTCCTAGAACTGGTCGATCACGGCGGTCGCGAACTCGCTGGTCCTGACTTCGCGGGCCCCGTCCATCAACCGCGCAAGGTCGTAGGTCACGATCTTCTTGCGGAACGTCGCCTCGAGCCCACGGACGACCGCGTCGGCGGCCTCGGTCCACCCGAGGTGCTCGAGCATCATCACCCCGGAGAGAATCAGCGAGCCGGGGTTGACCTTGTCCTGGTTCGCGTACCGGGGTGCGGTGCCGTGGGTCGCCTCGAAAACCGCGTGGAAGTCGCTGATGTTCCCGCCGGGGGCCATCCCGATGCCGCCGACCTGAGCCGCGACCGCGTCCGACAGGTAGTCGCCGTTCAGGTTGGAGGTGGCGATCACGTCAAACGATGTCGGTCGGGTGAGCACGTGCTGGAACGTGACATCCGCGATATAGTCCTGGATCAGCACCTTTCCGGCCGGCACCTTGCCGCCGTGCGTCTTCTCGACGTCGTCCCACGGAATCGTGCGGTCGCCGAACTCCTCGCGTGCCAGTTCGTACCCCCAGTCCTTGAACGCGCCCTCCGTGTACTTCATGATGTTGCCCTTGTGGACGAGCGTCACGCTCTTGCGGTGACGGTCGATCGCGTACCGGAGCGCCTTGCGGATCAGGCGCTTGCTGCCGTACGGGCTCATCGGCTTGAGGCCTACGCCGGAGTCCTGACGGACCTTCCATTTGAACTCCTGGTTCACGAAGTCGATCAACTTTTTCGCCTCGGGCGTGCCACTCGCGAACTCGTAGCCGACGTAGATGTCCTCCATGTTCTCGCGAAAGATGATCATATCGACCTGCTCCGGGTGCTTGACCGGGCTCGGCACGTTCTCGAAGTGCCGGACCGGACGCACGCATGCGTACAGATCGAGGAGCTGACGCAGCGCCACGTTCAGGCTGCGCATCCCGCCGCCCACCGGCGTCGTCAGCGGTCCTTTGATCCCGACGACGTAGTGGGAGAACGCGCGCAGAGTGTCCTCCGGCAGCCACGTCTTGAAGCGGTTGAACGACTTCTCGCCGGCAAACACCTCGAACCAGACGATCCGCCGCTTCTTCCCGTACGCCTTCGCGACCGCGCCGTCGAGCACGCGCACCGTCGCCTTCCAGATGTCGGGGCCGGTGCCGTCGCCTTCGATGTAGGGGAGGATCGGCGTGTCGGGGACGTGCAGCGTGTTGTCTCGGATCTCGATCGGCGCACCCTCTGTGGGAGGGGTCAGCGAGTCAAACGTCGGCATGACGGCGTGCTCCTTCGCTCAGGATCGGTGGCCGGGCCGCCCACTCGCCGGCCCCCGGCCGCCGCTCAGGTCGTGTCCGCCCCGGCGCGGCGCCCCGCGTTCCTAGGTGCCGCGTGGTTCTTTCCGCCCGCCGAAAACGCGGAGCAGGGCACGCCACGGATCGAAGTACTCATCGGCGACGCGCTCCTTGAGCGGGATAATGGCGTTGTCGGTAATGTGAATGTGCTCGGGGCAGACCTCTTCGCAGCACTTCGTGATGTTACAGAACCCGATCCCGCCGCGGCCGTGGAGCAGCGCCGTGCGCGACAGCGTGTCCTTCGGATGCATCTCCAGCCCGGCGATGCGCACCATGAACCGAGGGCCGTAGTACCGGTCCGTGCCGTCGTGCTCGCGGAGCACATGGCAGACGTCCTGACACAGGAAGCACTCGATGCACTTCCGGAACTCGAACAACCGGTCCACGTCCTCCGCGTACATCTTCCACGGCCCCTGGTCGTTCGGCGCGGGCGTGAACGGCGGGATCTGCTGGTTCACCCGGTAGTTCCACGAGACGTCGGTCACGAGGTCCTTGATCAGCGGAAACACCTTCATCGGCCGGACCGTGATCGGCTGCCCCGCGAAGTCGTCGAGACGCGTCTTGCACATCAACCGGGGCTTCCCGTTCACCTCTGCGCTGCACGACCCGCACTTCGCGGCCTTGCAGTTCCACCGGCACGCCAGCGTAGAGTCCTGGTGCGCTTGGATGTAGTGGATCGCGTCGAGGACGACCATCCCCTCGGTCACCGGCACCTGGTAGGTGCGGAGGTCGCCGCCGCTTTTGTCGCCTCTGAAGACGTGGAACGTTGCTTCTGCCATCGTTGCCTCCCGCCGGACGTTTGCCGGCTACGCCGGCGCGCCCCCGTCAGAAAATTCCGCGCACCGGCGTATACGCCCCCCGGCTCATGCCTTCGCCTCGAGCAGCCGCGCGAGCTCCGGCGGGATCTGCGGCACCGGGCGCGTCGACACCGCCATTCCCGCGTCGGTGTGCTTGACCACAAGGTTTTTGCGGCCCCACTCCGGGTTCTGGTCCGGAAAGTCGAGTCGCCAGTGGGCCCCTCGGCTCTCCGTCCGCTCGATCGCGGACCGCAGGATCGCCTCGCACAGCACCAGCATGAAACGAACGTCGCGGCACGTGTGCCACCCGGGGTTGAACAGCTGCGACCCGCCGACGTGCATGCGATCGGCCCGCGCCTGCAGGGTCAAGATCTTCTCCAGCCCGGCCTTGAGCTCGTCGCCCTTCCGGGCGATCCCGGCGTGCGTACCCATGACTTCCTGCAGCTCCTCGTGGAGCTGGTACGGGTTCTCTGCGCCGTTCGCCTCGAACGGCCGCAGCAGGAGCTGCCGCTCCGCGTCCGCCTGCCCGTCGTCCACCCGCGGCGCGCGATCGAGGCCCTTCGCGTACCGCGCCGCGTGCTCGCCTGCGCGCCTGCCGAACACCACGAGGTCGCTCAAGGAGTTGCCGCCGAGCCGGTTCGCCCCGTGGAGCCCGGCCGCGACCTCGCCGCCGGCGTACAGCCCGGGGACCGTCGTGGCGCCCTCGCCGGCCGCCACGCGCACCCCGCCCATCACGTAGTGGATGGTCGGCGCGACCTCCATCGGCGACTTGGTGATGTCGATGTCGGCGAGCTTGAGGAACTGATCGTACATGCTCGGCAGCTTCTTCTTGATGAAGTCCGCGCCGCGATGGGAGATGTCGAGGAACGCGCCGCCGTGCGGGCTCCCGCGGCCGGCCTGGACCTCCTTGTAGATCGAGCGCGCAACCACGTCGCGGCTGCTCAGGTCCATCTTCTTCGGATCGTACCGCTGCATGAACCGCTCACCTTCGGAGTTCCGGAGAATCCCGCCCTCCCCGCGCACCGCTTCCGTGACCAGAATCCCGCGCACCCCCGGCGGCCAGACCATGCCGGTCGGGTGGAACTGCACCATCTCCATGTCCATCAACTCCGCGCCGGCCTCGTACGCCATCGCGCAGCCGTCCCCGGTGCACTCCCACGAGTTGCTCGTGACCTTGAAGAGTTTGCCCCATCCGCCGGTGCCGAGGACGACCGCTTTGGCCTTGATCAGCACGAATCGCCCGTCCTCCCGCCGGTATCCGAACGCCCCGGCGATCCGGTCGCCGTCCTTGAGCAACCGCGTCAGGGTCACTTCCATGTGAACCTCGACGCCGCTGTGGATCGCCCGATCTTGGAGGGTGCGGATCAGCTCCAGCCCCGTGCGGTCGCCGACGTGACACAGCCGGCGGTACGTGTGCGCCCCGAACGGACGCTGCATGATCCGCCCGTCCGGCGTGCGGTCAAACAGGCCTCCCCAGCGCTCCAGTTCGTAGACGCGGTCGGGGGCTTCCTTGGCAAAGATCTCGACCATGCGGTAATCGTTGATCATCTGCCCGCCGCGCATCGTGTCGGCGAAGTGGACCTCCCAGCCGTCCTTGGGATCCAGGTTCGCCAGCGCGGCGGCGATGCCGCCCTCGGCCATCACCGTGTGGGCCTTCCCGAGCAGCGACTTGCAGACGAG from bacterium includes these protein-coding regions:
- a CDS encoding phage holin family protein; the protein is MVGLLIRWAINAVALYLTTLVVPGLQVANFTNAVIAALVLGIVNAVLRPILLLLTLPLTILTLGLFTFVVNAGMLYVVAAVTHRLVIVNFFSALVGAIVLSVISFVLSRLVTV
- a CDS encoding FAD-binding oxidoreductase, producing the protein MSVRVDVAVIGGGVIGSSIAYHVARRGRRVAVFDIAAPASAPSASWASAGGVRQQGRDPREWRLTREAAARWPALTTELGADLEYRQGGHLHLVERDEDLRALEARVARERAAGLDVHMVYDRDLRAVAPDVMASARAGAYSPGDGQANPRLTTRAFAAAAVARGATYYTSAAPARLLHDGDRIEGVESAAERAAAEWVVLAAGAWSTPVAAEVGLDLPIATRAPQMLLTDPAPAALVPTVTAAGHRLSLKQLPSGEFFIGGGWPSDIDHKRMSCAVRSEHVDRSRCVAAAVFPPLRLRRIAQVWCGLEAQSIDGVPLLGMVPGLDGLCVAVGFSGHGFQLSPAVGRAVADLLTGRWTEALEPLSPSRFVSLAAAAIRAFRSEADTGIPPGALG
- the sucD gene encoding succinate--CoA ligase subunit alpha, whose amino-acid sequence is MAVIVGSQTRLLVQGITGYQGAFHTGLMLHAGTKVVAGVTPGKGGTRTHDVPVFDTVDEAVRATGANACCIFVPARFARDAALEAIASRLDPVVIITEGMPVHDAIEVVGYARQQGVRVLGPNGPGVTTPGQCRVGIMPTQLFEPGPVGLVSRSGTLTYEVVAGLTRAGLGQSTAVGLGGDPVVGTSFVEALELFNADPDTRAIVLLGEIGGSAEEAAARYIQANVRKPVVAYIAGRTAPAGKRMGHAGAVISGTEGTADHKIEALETAGARVATLPSGVAALVRAALR
- the sucC gene encoding ADP-forming succinate--CoA ligase subunit beta, producing MKLHEYQAKEYFARYGLPVQKGTVIERPEQVATLTLRYPVVVKAQVLVGGRGKAGGVKLAATPKEAEERARAILGMDIKGERVTRVLVVEAADIEKEYYLAFVTDRTTGRVAAIASAEGGVEIETVAHTAPEKIARAEADPFLGFPDFQARVVGRRLGFTGALLEEFVKIAATLYRLYWAEDADLAEINPLALVGGHLLCVDAKLVLDDNALYRHAGLPANEEMTELEAAAKKHGLSYVELDGDIAVIGNGAGLVMSTLDLLAHFGGRAANFLDVGGGASAEAMQTALGIVQRKPGVRAVFINIFGGITRCDDVARGIVENPPKVPASIRLTGTNEAEGQKILKDAGIAAGLDPDEGARMAVELARGAAKRGGR
- the mdh gene encoding malate dehydrogenase — translated: MAGTRAKVSIVGAGNVGHSAAQWLVSHRLADVVLVDVIEGMPQGKALDLSQAGPIEGFDVTITGTNNYDDTAGSDVVVIVAGVARKPGMSREDLLNVNAGIVTKVTQEVTRRSPRACLIVVTNPLDAMVYLAYKASGFPPARVMGQSGALDSTRFRTFIARELGVSVRDVSALVIGAHSDTHMVPLASLATVGGMPLRLLLPPDKIAAIVERTRKGGAEIVGLLKTGSAFFAPGAAICEMVEAILQDRKRVIPLSAYLTGQYGVQDLYVGVPAILGAGGVERIYEIPLEGVERAAFDEAVKSIRENVALVKG
- the icd gene encoding isocitrate dehydrogenase (NADP(+)) is translated as MPTFDSLTPPTEGAPIEIRDNTLHVPDTPILPYIEGDGTGPDIWKATVRVLDGAVAKAYGKKRRIVWFEVFAGEKSFNRFKTWLPEDTLRAFSHYVVGIKGPLTTPVGGGMRSLNVALRQLLDLYACVRPVRHFENVPSPVKHPEQVDMIIFRENMEDIYVGYEFASGTPEAKKLIDFVNQEFKWKVRQDSGVGLKPMSPYGSKRLIRKALRYAIDRHRKSVTLVHKGNIMKYTEGAFKDWGYELAREEFGDRTIPWDDVEKTHGGKVPAGKVLIQDYIADVTFQHVLTRPTSFDVIATSNLNGDYLSDAVAAQVGGIGMAPGGNISDFHAVFEATHGTAPRYANQDKVNPGSLILSGVMMLEHLGWTEAADAVVRGLEATFRKKIVTYDLARLMDGAREVRTSEFATAVIDQF
- a CDS encoding succinate dehydrogenase/fumarate reductase iron-sulfur subunit, translated to MAEATFHVFRGDKSGGDLRTYQVPVTEGMVVLDAIHYIQAHQDSTLACRWNCKAAKCGSCSAEVNGKPRLMCKTRLDDFAGQPITVRPMKVFPLIKDLVTDVSWNYRVNQQIPPFTPAPNDQGPWKMYAEDVDRLFEFRKCIECFLCQDVCHVLREHDGTDRYYGPRFMVRIAGLEMHPKDTLSRTALLHGRGGIGFCNITKCCEEVCPEHIHITDNAIIPLKERVADEYFDPWRALLRVFGGRKEPRGT
- a CDS encoding FAD-dependent oxidoreductase, producing the protein MAEWYESHQYDVLVIGAGGSGLRAAIAAAEAGVKVGLVCKSLLGKAHTVMAEGGIAAALANLDPKDGWEVHFADTMRGGQMINDYRMVEIFAKEAPDRVYELERWGGLFDRTPDGRIMQRPFGAHTYRRLCHVGDRTGLELIRTLQDRAIHSGVEVHMEVTLTRLLKDGDRIAGAFGYRREDGRFVLIKAKAVVLGTGGWGKLFKVTSNSWECTGDGCAMAYEAGAELMDMEMVQFHPTGMVWPPGVRGILVTEAVRGEGGILRNSEGERFMQRYDPKKMDLSSRDVVARSIYKEVQAGRGSPHGGAFLDISHRGADFIKKKLPSMYDQFLKLADIDITKSPMEVAPTIHYVMGGVRVAAGEGATTVPGLYAGGEVAAGLHGANRLGGNSLSDLVVFGRRAGEHAARYAKGLDRAPRVDDGQADAERQLLLRPFEANGAENPYQLHEELQEVMGTHAGIARKGDELKAGLEKILTLQARADRMHVGGSQLFNPGWHTCRDVRFMLVLCEAILRSAIERTESRGAHWRLDFPDQNPEWGRKNLVVKHTDAGMAVSTRPVPQIPPELARLLEAKA